The nucleotide window TCGCGAGCAGGCTCGCCCCCACATTTAATCGGCGCGCGCCTCAAGACCGCATCGGATGTGGGACAATGCCCGCCACTTTTTGAGCCAGCCCCGAATCGACCCGCCCATGACCGCGCCCCGCCCCCCCAGACCCGCACGCCAGAAGCCCAAGCCCGCCGCCGAAGCCAAGGCCGCCGTGCCCCGTGAAAAAGCCAGCCTGCACCCACGCAATCGCCACCAGGGCCGTTACGATTTCCCGGCATTGATCAAGGGCACGCCGGAACTGGCCAGGTTCGTGATCATCAATCCCTATGGCAAGGAAAGCATCGACTTCGCCAGCCCTGAAGCCGTGCGGGTGTTCAACCGGGCGCTGCTCAAATCCTTTTATGGCATTGCCCACTGGGACATTCCGGCCGACTACCTGTGCCCTCCGGTGCCGGGGCGTGCGGACTACATGCACTTCCTCGCCGACCTGCTCGCCAGCCATAACGAAGGGGAAGTCCCTCGGGGCGCGGCAGTGAAGGTGCTGGACGTCGGCACCGGCGCCAACTGCGTGTATCCGTTGATCGGCTACAGCGACTACCGCTGGCACTTCCTGGGCTCGGAGATCGACCCGACGGCCATCGCCTCGGCCAAGACCATTGTCCAGGCGAATGGGTTGGCCAAGGCTATCCAACTGCGCCAGCAAACCAATCGCAAGCAGATCCTGCTGGGCCTGCTCGACGAAGCCGAGCGGTTCGACCTGACGATGTGCAATCCGCCATTCCATGCGTCCCTGGAGGAGGCCACCCGAGGCAGCCAGCGTAAATGGCGCTCCCTGGGCAAGGCCGATCCGAAACGCAAGTTGCCGGTCCTGAATTTCGGCGGTCAGGCCGCCGAGTTGTGGTGCGAAGGTGGAGAGGTCCGCTTCGTGACCCAACTGATCGGTGAAAGCGCGCAGTTGGCCCGACAGGTCCTGTGGTTCAGCACCCTGGTGTCGAAGGCTTCGAACCTGCCGGCGATTCAGGCCGCCCTGAAGAAGGCCGGCGCGGTGCACAGCGAGGTGGTGGAGATGTCCCAGGGACAAAAGCAGAGCCGCTTCGTGGCCTGGACCTTCCACACCGAGGCACAACAGCAGGCCTGGCGCCAGGCGCGGTGGGTTCGCAAGGACTGAATGCCTGCATTGCGTCAGCCACTTTCTTCAGGACAACAAAAAACCGTGCCCGGACTGCTCCGCTGCACGGTTTTTTTTAAAGCGTCTTACTTGGCGTTGATCGAATCAACCAGGCCTTTGGCCGGAACCAGCTTGACGACTTTCTTTGCAGCGATTTCGATGGCAGCGCCAGTCGAAGGGTTGCGACCGGTACGGGCAGGACGCTCGGTGACTTTCAGCTTGCCGATACCTGGCAAGGTGATTTCGCCGCCGCTTTCCAGCTGGTCGGCAACGATTTGGCCCAACTGGTCCAGAGCGTTACGCGCGGTGGTTTTCGGCGCGTCGATAGCTTCAGCGATGTCAGCGATCAGTTGGTCTTTAGTAAGAGCCATGTAGTGTTCCTTCCCTATCAAATTCATATGGATTGCAGAGTGCAGTGTCAGCCATCGAGCCCGATCTCTTCGGATCGGACACCCTCGGTCATCACCACGACGGGTCGGGGTAATAGATGCCGAAATCCGGGTTTGGTTCGACCTGACAAAATGCTGAATGCCTGCTTAACGCAGTGCCTTCGCGTAAGACCGGGCAAAACTAGCACAACCCCTGTGAAATATCCGCCCTTAGCTACCCATTTGGTCAGCTTTATTGCGCTAAATCGGTAAAAAAATGCTTATGGGCTGTCGGACGGCTCCGAAATCCCCTTCGCAACGCTTCAAAACCAGTGATTGCGGTACACTGGGCGCTTTTCGGGGGAGCGCGCCCTCCTCTCTTTCATCAGCCGAGAAGCCCATGCCGATCCGTCATTGCATCGTCCACCTGATCGACAAAAAACCCGACGGCACCCCTGCTGTGCTCCATGCTCGGGACTCTGAACTGGCAGAGTCCACGGCCATCGAAAACATGCTTGCCGATCTCAACGAGAGCTACAACGCCAAACAAGGCAAGGCCTGGGGGTTTTTCCATGCCGAGTCCGGTGCACACCCGTTCAGCGGCTGGCTGAAGGAATACCTGGACGGCGGCAAGGATTTCACGGCGTTCAGTCGCGTGGCCGTGGAACACCTGCAAAAGCTGATGGAAGAGTCCAACCTGTCGGTGGGCGGCCATGTACTGTTCGCCCATTATCAACAGGGCATGACCGACTACCTGGCCATCGCCCTGCTGCACCACAGCGAAGGCGTGGCGGTTACCGATGAGCTGGACGTCACCCCGTCCCGCCATCTCGACCTGGGCCAGTTGCACCTGGCGGCCCGGATCAACGTGTCGGAATGGCAGAACAATAAGCAGTCCAAGCAATATATTTCCTTCATCAAGGGCAAGAACGGCAAAAAGGTCTCGGAGTACTTCCGCGACTTCATCGGCTGCCAGGAAGGTGTCGACGGCCCCGGTGAAACCCGCACGCTGCTCAAGGCCTTCAGCGACTTCGTCGAAAGCGAAGACCTGCCCGAAGACGATGCCCGGGAAAAGACCAAGACGCTGGTGGATTACGCCAGCAGCCAGGCCAAGCTCGGCGAACCCATGGGCCTGGAAGAACTGTCCGAACTGATCGACGAGGATCGCCCGAAGGCGTTCTACGATCACATCCGCAACAAGGACTACGGCCTGTCGCCGGAAATCCCG belongs to Pseudomonas sp. B21-028 and includes:
- the rlmF gene encoding 23S rRNA (adenine(1618)-N(6))-methyltransferase RlmF translates to MTAPRPPRPARQKPKPAAEAKAAVPREKASLHPRNRHQGRYDFPALIKGTPELARFVIINPYGKESIDFASPEAVRVFNRALLKSFYGIAHWDIPADYLCPPVPGRADYMHFLADLLASHNEGEVPRGAAVKVLDVGTGANCVYPLIGYSDYRWHFLGSEIDPTAIASAKTIVQANGLAKAIQLRQQTNRKQILLGLLDEAERFDLTMCNPPFHASLEEATRGSQRKWRSLGKADPKRKLPVLNFGGQAAELWCEGGEVRFVTQLIGESAQLARQVLWFSTLVSKASNLPAIQAALKKAGAVHSEVVEMSQGQKQSRFVAWTFHTEAQQQAWRQARWVRKD
- a CDS encoding HU family DNA-binding protein, yielding MALTKDQLIADIAEAIDAPKTTARNALDQLGQIVADQLESGGEITLPGIGKLKVTERPARTGRNPSTGAAIEIAAKKVVKLVPAKGLVDSINAK
- the yejK gene encoding nucleoid-associated protein YejK, whose protein sequence is MPIRHCIVHLIDKKPDGTPAVLHARDSELAESTAIENMLADLNESYNAKQGKAWGFFHAESGAHPFSGWLKEYLDGGKDFTAFSRVAVEHLQKLMEESNLSVGGHVLFAHYQQGMTDYLAIALLHHSEGVAVTDELDVTPSRHLDLGQLHLAARINVSEWQNNKQSKQYISFIKGKNGKKVSEYFRDFIGCQEGVDGPGETRTLLKAFSDFVESEDLPEDDAREKTKTLVDYASSQAKLGEPMGLEELSELIDEDRPKAFYDHIRNKDYGLSPEIPADKRTLNQFRRFTGRAEGLSISFEAHLLGSKIEYDEEAGTLIIKGLPTSLTDQLKRRN